The following are encoded together in the Actinoplanes sp. N902-109 genome:
- a CDS encoding class I SAM-dependent methyltransferase, with amino-acid sequence MPDAIFADPRLAPVYDAFDGERGDLEVYHRLVDELGGTVVVDVGCGTGTLALLLAGHGHTVVGVDPAEASLAVARAKDRAAQVRWIHGDARALPALGADLAVLTGNVAQVFLTDDDWAQTLRGIHRALRPGGHLVFETRRPEFRAWEEWAADSHTVVRDTPASGPVERRFQLTDVSLPLVSFRYTYRFRRDGTEVVSDSTLRFRSHDEVTSTLTVNGYHVVDVREAPDRPGREFVFVAQR; translated from the coding sequence ATGCCGGATGCCATCTTCGCCGACCCCCGGCTCGCGCCGGTTTATGACGCCTTCGACGGCGAGCGCGGCGACCTCGAGGTCTATCACCGGCTTGTCGACGAGTTGGGCGGCACGGTCGTCGTCGACGTGGGCTGCGGCACCGGGACGCTGGCACTTCTGCTGGCCGGGCACGGTCACACCGTCGTGGGAGTCGACCCGGCCGAGGCGTCGCTGGCGGTGGCACGGGCCAAGGACCGGGCCGCTCAGGTGCGGTGGATCCACGGCGATGCCCGCGCGTTGCCCGCCCTCGGCGCCGACCTGGCAGTGCTGACCGGCAACGTCGCGCAGGTGTTCCTCACCGATGACGACTGGGCGCAGACCCTGCGTGGCATCCATCGTGCGCTTCGCCCTGGTGGTCATCTCGTGTTCGAGACCCGCCGGCCGGAGTTCCGGGCCTGGGAGGAATGGGCCGCGGACAGCCACACCGTCGTCCGCGACACGCCGGCCAGTGGGCCGGTGGAACGCCGGTTCCAGCTCACCGATGTCAGCCTCCCCCTGGTGTCTTTCCGCTACACCTATCGGTTCCGGCGCGATGGCACCGAGGTGGTCTCCGACTCGACGCTGCGGTTCCGTAGCCACGACGAGGTGACGTCAACGTTGACCGTCAACGGGTATCACGTGGTCGACGTCCGCGAGGCGCCGGACCGGCCGGGGCGGGAGTTCGTCTTCGTCGCGCAGCGGTGA
- a CDS encoding ParB/RepB/Spo0J family partition protein: protein MATVDRRSTTGMLVDTATADSHLAPAAPTDAPQFSWDGDRATVECIRISELLPADSPRLTGQDVQHIQLLAATDAQLPPIVVHRATMRVIDGMHRLRAAGLRGHEHINVRFFDGSTEDAFVLGVQLNVGHGLPLTRADRTAAAKRIITAHPAWSDRLIASVSGLAAGTIRGLRRDCGDASTAVARIGRDGRVRPTDAAAGRIAASQFLAQHPAASLREIARIAGVSLATARDVRERVQHGQDPLPPMQRTHQRLLSAADTPEVEVPRPHKEPESFLPASCDGLPEVPDILRNLVRDPSLRFTENGRRLLRWLAQLSSTLPGWNELAPTVPSHSTYIVADLARKCATEWASFADELAKRTDLAS from the coding sequence ATGGCGACTGTCGACAGAAGGTCCACGACCGGAATGCTCGTGGACACCGCAACCGCCGATTCACACCTCGCCCCGGCAGCGCCGACCGACGCCCCGCAGTTCTCCTGGGACGGCGACCGGGCCACTGTCGAATGCATCCGCATCAGCGAGCTGCTGCCCGCGGACTCGCCCCGGCTGACCGGTCAGGACGTCCAGCACATCCAGCTGCTGGCCGCCACCGACGCCCAGCTGCCCCCGATCGTCGTGCACCGCGCCACCATGCGGGTCATCGACGGCATGCACCGGCTGCGGGCGGCCGGCCTGCGCGGGCACGAGCACATCAACGTCCGCTTCTTCGACGGCAGCACCGAGGACGCCTTCGTCCTGGGCGTGCAGCTCAACGTGGGGCACGGCCTGCCGCTGACTCGCGCCGACCGCACCGCCGCCGCCAAGCGCATCATCACCGCCCATCCGGCCTGGTCCGACCGGCTCATCGCCTCGGTGTCCGGGCTGGCCGCGGGCACCATCCGCGGGCTGCGCCGCGACTGCGGGGACGCCAGCACCGCGGTCGCCCGGATCGGCCGCGACGGCCGGGTGCGCCCGACCGACGCCGCCGCCGGCCGGATCGCGGCCAGCCAGTTCCTCGCCCAGCACCCCGCCGCCTCGCTGCGCGAGATCGCCCGGATCGCCGGGGTCTCCCTGGCCACCGCCCGCGACGTGCGCGAACGTGTCCAGCACGGCCAGGACCCGCTGCCCCCGATGCAGCGCACCCACCAGCGGCTGCTCAGCGCCGCCGACACCCCCGAGGTCGAGGTGCCGCGCCCGCACAAGGAGCCGGAGAGCTTCCTGCCGGCCAGCTGCGACGGCCTGCCCGAGGTGCCCGACATCCTGCGCAACCTGGTACGCGACCCGTCGCTGCGGTTCACCGAGAACGGCCGGCGGCTGCTGCGCTGGCTGGCCCAGCTCAGCTCGACGCTGCCCGGCTGGAACGAGCTGGCCCCGACGGTGCCGTCGCACTCGACCTACATCGTCGCGGACCTGGCTCGCAAGTGCGCCACCGAGTGGGCGAGCTTCGCTGACGAGCTCGCCAAGCGCACCGACCTGGCCAGCTGA
- a CDS encoding response regulator transcription factor has translation MRVVIAEDLFLLRDGMVRLLEAYQHTVIAAVETGPATLDALVTLQPDVAIVDVRLPPTFSDEGLQAALAARQQIPGLPVLILSQHVEQLYARELLADGRGGIGYQLKDRVLDADQFMDALTRVAQGGTALDPTVVAKLLGRPVRADPLATLTERERSVLALMAEGLSNAAIAGRLFLSEGAVSKYTTSIFAKLGLVNDEDTNRRVRAVLAYLDAS, from the coding sequence ATGCGTGTTGTCATAGCCGAAGATCTGTTCCTGCTGCGCGACGGGATGGTGCGCCTGCTCGAGGCCTATCAGCACACCGTCATAGCGGCGGTGGAAACCGGACCGGCCACCCTGGACGCGCTGGTCACCCTGCAGCCGGATGTCGCGATCGTCGACGTCCGGCTGCCGCCGACGTTCTCCGACGAGGGCCTGCAGGCCGCGCTCGCCGCCCGCCAGCAGATCCCCGGCCTGCCGGTGCTCATTCTTTCCCAGCATGTCGAGCAGCTGTACGCCCGTGAGCTGCTCGCCGACGGCCGGGGCGGGATCGGCTACCAGCTCAAGGACCGGGTACTCGACGCCGACCAGTTCATGGACGCGCTGACCCGGGTCGCGCAGGGCGGCACGGCCCTCGACCCCACCGTGGTGGCGAAGCTGCTGGGCCGGCCGGTGCGCGCCGACCCGCTGGCCACGCTGACCGAGCGGGAGCGCTCGGTGCTGGCCCTGATGGCGGAGGGGCTGTCCAACGCGGCGATCGCCGGCCGGTTGTTCCTCAGCGAGGGCGCGGTCAGCAAGTACACGACGTCCATCTTCGCCAAGCTCGGCCTGGTCAACGACGAGGACACCAACCGCCGGGTGCGCGCCGTGCTGGCCTATCTCGACGCTTCTTGA
- a CDS encoding sensor histidine kinase, giving the protein MRWFSGILPGLYRSVVLIALTVLMPVIAVLVGFGGSQLAYSWTADLSAPVLVRALAVFGETLVIILWIGAALWITHLLTSRQLAQAARGVAHSWLGMRFEVAYRPVPPVTRMANGHWWDGEEYHKSEREARRRARIQARFHDAQLHWDGLWAGVAGVTVLPVAALPVLGLAGGLYLVLTSYAVIGVAAMMAGLAAAPFAWRILRPVAQRLLGSAPRSVLGKRVDELEAIRADQTQAQAAELERIERGLHDGAQARLVAMGMAIQAAQQMVDSNPDAAKKILADARSTSATALAELRSLVRGINPPVLTERGLVDAVRALALDAPLHVDVHCSVPSRPERPIESAVYFAVAELLANVAKHAHASEVRIELGYFDRMLTATVTDDGVGGAAKSTGSGLNGLERRMMAFGGRLEVDSPVGGPTRVSVEVPCVLS; this is encoded by the coding sequence ATGCGCTGGTTTTCCGGCATCCTGCCCGGGCTGTACCGGTCCGTCGTGCTGATCGCGCTGACCGTGCTCATGCCCGTCATCGCCGTGCTGGTCGGCTTCGGCGGTTCGCAGCTGGCCTATTCGTGGACCGCTGACCTGTCCGCCCCGGTGCTCGTACGGGCGCTGGCGGTGTTCGGCGAGACGCTGGTCATCATCCTGTGGATCGGTGCGGCCCTGTGGATCACCCACCTGCTGACCAGCCGCCAGCTCGCCCAGGCGGCCCGCGGGGTGGCCCACAGCTGGCTCGGGATGCGGTTCGAGGTGGCCTACCGGCCGGTGCCACCGGTCACCCGGATGGCCAACGGGCACTGGTGGGACGGCGAGGAATACCACAAGTCCGAACGCGAGGCCCGGCGCCGGGCCCGGATCCAGGCCCGCTTCCACGACGCGCAGCTGCACTGGGACGGGCTGTGGGCCGGGGTCGCCGGGGTGACCGTGCTGCCGGTGGCGGCGCTGCCGGTGCTCGGCCTGGCCGGCGGGCTCTACCTGGTGCTGACCTCGTACGCGGTGATCGGCGTAGCCGCCATGATGGCCGGGCTCGCGGCGGCGCCGTTCGCATGGCGTATTCTGCGCCCCGTGGCACAGCGGCTCCTGGGTTCGGCACCGCGCTCGGTGCTGGGCAAGCGGGTCGACGAGCTGGAGGCCATCCGCGCGGACCAGACCCAGGCGCAGGCCGCCGAGCTCGAACGCATCGAGCGTGGTCTGCACGACGGCGCGCAGGCCCGGCTGGTCGCCATGGGCATGGCCATCCAGGCGGCCCAGCAGATGGTCGACTCCAACCCCGACGCCGCCAAGAAGATCCTGGCCGACGCGCGCAGCACCTCGGCCACCGCGCTCGCCGAGCTGCGCTCGCTGGTGCGCGGCATCAACCCGCCCGTGCTTACCGAACGGGGCCTGGTCGACGCGGTGCGCGCGCTCGCGCTGGACGCCCCGCTGCACGTCGACGTGCACTGCTCGGTGCCCTCGCGCCCGGAACGCCCGATCGAGTCGGCGGTCTACTTCGCCGTCGCCGAGCTGCTGGCCAACGTGGCCAAGCACGCCCACGCCTCCGAGGTGCGCATCGAGCTGGGATACTTCGACAGGATGCTGACCGCGACGGTGACCGACGACGGCGTCGGCGGCGCGGCGAAGTCCACCGGGTCCGGCCTGAACGGTCTCGAACGCCGGATGATGGCGTTCGGTGGCCGGCTGGAGGTCGACAGCCCGGTCGGAGGACCTACCCGCGTCTCAGTGGAAGTGCCATGCGTGTTGTCATAG
- a CDS encoding ABC transporter ATP-binding protein: MHSLTRLLRVFSRPYSWQLSIVLVLVIVQTAGNLYLPSLNADIIDDGVVRGDLPFIWRAGGLMLGITAVLGLVAVVAVYLASKVSMSVGADLRAAIFARVQLFSAGDLQRFGVSSLTTRTINDVQQVQVFLQLFLTIMVSVVLTIAGALILAIHEGRALSLLLAVALPLLVLVIGLMLAALLPLFSAIQVKTDRLNLILREQISGVRVTRAFLRTGTERERFAGINTDITATGLRANRIFAVVMPVVMGIVNLSSVGVVWFGGRLVDEGSMPIGNMFAFLIYILQILTYAVIAVTVLVLLPRAVAAADRIDQVLTAEPTIADPARAQSPAAARGEVEFRGVGFRYPGSERPVISDVSLTFRPGQVSAIIGGTGSGKTTLVNLIPRFLDATDGHVLVDGVDAPGRTLRELRAGIGLVPQTPFLFAGTIATNLRFGNPQATDDELWHALRIAQADDFVTAMPGQLDAVVERGGINLSGGQRQRLTIARALVRRPQLYLFDDCFSALDAATDARLRARLRTETRDATVVIAAQRASTVMHADQIIVLETGRIAGVGTHDQLLTGCRAYQEIIASQLGEGAVA, encoded by the coding sequence ATGCATTCATTGACCCGGTTGCTGCGCGTTTTCTCCCGGCCCTATTCCTGGCAGCTGAGCATTGTCCTGGTGCTGGTGATCGTGCAGACGGCCGGCAATCTCTATCTGCCCAGCCTGAACGCCGACATCATCGACGACGGCGTGGTGCGCGGCGATCTGCCGTTCATCTGGCGGGCCGGTGGGCTGATGCTGGGCATCACCGCGGTGCTCGGCCTGGTCGCCGTGGTGGCGGTCTATCTGGCCTCCAAGGTGTCGATGTCGGTCGGTGCCGATCTGCGCGCCGCCATTTTCGCCCGCGTGCAGTTGTTCTCGGCCGGCGATCTGCAACGCTTCGGCGTCTCGTCGCTGACCACCCGCACCATCAACGACGTCCAGCAGGTGCAGGTCTTCCTGCAGTTGTTCCTGACCATCATGGTCAGCGTCGTGCTGACGATCGCGGGCGCGCTGATCCTGGCGATCCACGAGGGCCGGGCCCTGTCGCTGCTGCTGGCCGTCGCGCTGCCGCTGCTGGTGCTGGTCATCGGGTTGATGCTGGCCGCACTGCTGCCGCTGTTCAGCGCCATCCAGGTCAAGACCGACCGGCTCAACCTCATCCTGCGCGAGCAGATCAGCGGCGTTCGGGTCACCCGCGCGTTCCTGCGCACCGGCACCGAACGCGAGCGCTTCGCCGGGATCAACACCGACATCACCGCCACCGGGCTGCGCGCCAACCGCATCTTCGCCGTGGTCATGCCGGTGGTCATGGGCATCGTCAACCTGTCCAGCGTCGGCGTCGTCTGGTTCGGCGGACGGCTGGTCGACGAGGGCTCGATGCCCATCGGCAACATGTTCGCCTTCCTCATCTACATCCTGCAGATCCTCACGTACGCGGTCATCGCGGTGACGGTCCTGGTGCTGCTGCCGCGCGCGGTGGCCGCCGCCGACCGCATCGACCAGGTGCTCACCGCCGAACCCACGATCGCCGACCCGGCCCGGGCGCAGTCCCCGGCAGCCGCTCGCGGCGAGGTCGAGTTCCGCGGGGTCGGCTTCCGCTATCCCGGCAGCGAGCGCCCGGTGATCAGCGACGTGAGCCTGACGTTCCGCCCCGGTCAGGTCAGCGCCATCATCGGCGGCACCGGCAGCGGCAAGACCACACTGGTCAACCTGATCCCGCGGTTCCTCGACGCCACCGACGGCCACGTGCTGGTCGACGGGGTCGACGCGCCCGGCCGCACGTTGCGGGAGCTGCGCGCCGGCATCGGACTGGTCCCGCAGACCCCGTTCCTGTTCGCCGGCACCATCGCGACCAATCTGCGCTTCGGCAACCCGCAGGCCACCGACGACGAGCTGTGGCACGCCTTGCGGATCGCCCAGGCCGACGACTTCGTGACCGCCATGCCGGGACAGCTCGACGCCGTGGTGGAACGTGGTGGCATCAACCTGTCAGGTGGACAGCGTCAACGGTTGACCATCGCCCGCGCCCTGGTCCGCCGGCCGCAGCTGTACCTGTTCGACGACTGCTTCTCGGCCCTGGACGCGGCCACCGACGCGCGGCTGCGGGCCCGGCTGCGCACCGAGACCCGCGACGCCACCGTGGTCATCGCCGCCCAGCGGGCCAGCACCGTCATGCACGCCGACCAGATCATCGTGCTCGAGACCGGCCGGATCGCCGGGGTCGGCACCCACGACCAACTGCTGACCGGCTGCCGGGCGTACCAGGAGATCATCGCCTCGCAGCTGGGTGAGGGAGCGGTGGCATGA
- a CDS encoding ABC transporter ATP-binding protein: protein MTTTINEATTDAPAPAPPAAPVSRPLPRLAALLRPERGRLVLVLISTIASVGFLSAGPWILGRATDLLFSGLIGTLLPAGETQEQAVAELREQGHGQLADLVTGMNITPSHGVDLDRLGRVLILATAVFTLSAVFSWLQGHLMAGIVQRAVYQLRRRAADKLGRLPLRYFDKHPHGEILSRVTNDIDNINTACQEVLGQLPTAVLTVLGVLVAMFLISPVLAIISIVTVPLLMIVLALVGGRSKRQFAAQWEHTGQLTALIEESYTGHDVMQAYSRRDAAVEQFGKRNRLLQESSFRAQFLSSLIVPAVLLIGNLNYVTIAALGGYQVATGVISLGAVQAFIQYSRRFNTPITQIAGQVSMLQSGLVSAQRVFALLDEPEDPATGTTPVRTAVAGHIDLREVSFRYDAERPLIDDLTLSVPAGQTVAIVGPTGSGKTTLVNLLLRFYEIDSGRILLDGTDYRDLSRDEVRSNFGMVLQDTWLFGGTIRDNIAYGRHDATEADILAAARAAFVDDFVRTLPDGYDTVLDSDAPGISAGQKQLLTIARAFLADPGILVLDEATSSVDTRTEVMIQDAMARLCAGRTSIVIAHRLSTIRDADKIVALDAGRVVEEGSHDALLARRGFYHHLYNSQFTA, encoded by the coding sequence ATGACGACGACCATCAACGAGGCCACCACCGACGCCCCGGCGCCGGCGCCACCGGCCGCGCCGGTCAGCCGTCCGTTGCCCCGGCTGGCGGCGCTGCTGCGGCCCGAGCGCGGGCGGCTGGTCCTCGTCCTGATCTCCACGATCGCCTCGGTCGGGTTTCTCTCGGCCGGGCCGTGGATCCTGGGCCGGGCCACCGATCTGCTCTTCAGCGGGCTGATCGGCACGTTGCTGCCGGCCGGGGAGACCCAGGAGCAAGCGGTCGCCGAGCTGCGCGAGCAGGGCCACGGCCAGCTGGCCGACCTGGTCACCGGCATGAACATCACCCCCAGCCACGGTGTCGACCTCGACCGGCTGGGCCGGGTGCTGATCCTGGCAACCGCGGTGTTCACGCTCAGCGCCGTGTTCAGCTGGCTGCAGGGCCACCTCATGGCCGGCATCGTCCAGCGTGCCGTCTACCAGCTGCGCCGCCGTGCCGCCGACAAGCTGGGCCGGTTGCCGCTGCGCTACTTCGACAAGCACCCGCACGGCGAGATCCTCAGCCGGGTCACCAACGACATCGACAACATCAACACGGCATGTCAAGAGGTGCTCGGTCAGCTGCCCACCGCCGTCCTGACGGTCCTCGGGGTGCTGGTCGCGATGTTCCTCATCTCGCCGGTGCTGGCCATCATCTCGATCGTCACCGTGCCGCTGCTGATGATCGTGCTGGCCCTGGTCGGCGGCCGCTCCAAACGCCAGTTCGCCGCCCAGTGGGAACACACCGGCCAGCTCACCGCCCTGATCGAGGAGAGCTACACCGGCCACGACGTGATGCAGGCCTACAGCCGCCGCGACGCCGCCGTCGAACAGTTCGGCAAGCGCAACCGGCTGCTGCAGGAATCCAGTTTCCGCGCCCAGTTCCTGTCCAGCCTGATCGTCCCGGCCGTGCTGCTCATCGGCAACCTCAACTACGTCACCATCGCCGCGCTCGGCGGCTACCAGGTCGCCACCGGCGTCATCTCCCTCGGCGCCGTCCAGGCGTTCATCCAGTACAGCCGGCGATTCAACACACCCATCACGCAGATCGCCGGTCAAGTCAGCATGCTGCAGTCCGGCCTGGTCTCCGCCCAGCGCGTCTTCGCCCTGCTCGACGAGCCCGAGGACCCCGCCACCGGCACCACGCCGGTCCGAACCGCGGTGGCCGGCCACATCGACCTGCGCGAGGTCTCCTTCCGGTACGACGCCGAGCGCCCGCTCATCGACGACCTCACCCTCAGCGTCCCGGCCGGTCAGACCGTCGCCATCGTCGGCCCCACCGGCAGCGGCAAGACCACCCTGGTCAACCTGCTGCTGCGGTTCTACGAGATCGACAGCGGCCGGATCCTGCTCGACGGCACCGACTACCGCGACCTGAGCCGCGACGAGGTTCGCTCCAACTTCGGCATGGTGCTGCAGGACACCTGGTTGTTCGGCGGCACCATCCGCGACAACATCGCCTACGGCCGCCACGACGCCACCGAGGCCGACATCCTCGCCGCCGCCCGCGCGGCCTTCGTCGACGACTTCGTGCGCACCCTGCCCGACGGCTACGACACCGTGCTCGACAGCGACGCCCCGGGCATCTCCGCCGGCCAGAAACAGCTGCTCACCATCGCCCGCGCCTTCCTGGCCGACCCCGGCATCCTGGTCCTCGACGAGGCTACCAGCAGCGTCGACACCCGCACCGAGGTCATGATCCAGGACGCCATGGCCCGGCTCTGCGCCGGCCGCACCAGCATCGTCATCGCCCACCGCCTGTCCACCATCCGCGACGCCGACAAAATCGTCGCCCTGGACGCCGGTCGCGTGGTCGAGGAAGGCTCCCACGACGCCCTGCTGGCCCGCCGCGGCTTCTACCACCACCTCTACAACAGCCAGTTCACCGCCTGA
- a CDS encoding TetR/AcrR family transcriptional regulator translates to MTELEKGPRGLRRGRGARERIVSASQQLFRDQGINSTGIDQLSTAAGVSKRTLYQHFAGKDELIAECLRRFDPDVLPEVFEDPGRTPRERLLAVFEIHAPLCPFIAAAVEIPDPEHPARVQARNYKEAFAARLTEAAHEAGATDPEQLGEQLALLLDGASARSRVLNTDAFTTAAAIATVLIDNAVPAVTGGAAVRR, encoded by the coding sequence GTGACGGAATTGGAGAAGGGGCCGCGCGGCCTGCGCCGCGGCCGGGGTGCACGCGAGCGCATCGTCAGCGCATCCCAGCAGCTGTTCCGCGATCAGGGCATCAACAGCACCGGCATCGATCAGCTCAGCACGGCGGCCGGGGTGTCCAAGCGCACGCTGTACCAGCACTTCGCCGGCAAGGACGAGTTGATTGCCGAGTGCCTGCGCCGCTTCGATCCCGATGTGCTGCCCGAGGTGTTCGAGGACCCCGGCCGCACACCGCGCGAACGGCTCCTCGCCGTCTTCGAGATCCATGCGCCGCTGTGCCCGTTCATCGCGGCGGCCGTGGAGATCCCCGACCCGGAGCACCCGGCCCGCGTACAGGCCAGGAATTACAAGGAGGCCTTTGCCGCGCGGCTCACCGAGGCCGCCCACGAGGCAGGCGCCACCGATCCCGAACAGCTCGGCGAGCAGCTGGCGCTGCTGCTGGACGGCGCCTCGGCCCGCAGCCGGGTCCTCAACACCGACGCGTTCACCACCGCGGCGGCCATCGCGACCGTTCTCATCGACAATGCCGTCCCCGCCGTCACCGGCGGTGCAGCCGTCAGGCGGTGA